The sequence TTTTGAAAACGCCCGAATTTAAAAAATGGGCCACCGATAATGTTGTTTTGGTTGAATTGGATTATCCAAGAAGAACACCTCAGACTCCTGAGATCAAAAATCAGAACAATGAATTGCAGCAAGCTTTTGGAATTCAAGGTTTTCCAACTATCTTTTTTACAAGTGCTGAATCTAAAGATGGAAAAGTGAATTTTAAAGGTCTTGGTCAAACAGGTTACGTTGCCGGTGGTCCAACTGCATGGTTGACTGTAGCTGACGGAATAATAAATCCGAAGAAATCTTAAAGATTAAAACATAAAAATTTATAGCTCCTTGCGCTCTTTGTGCAAGGAGTTTTTTTTTGATTCGTAGGAAAGTTTTTATATTGGGAGCGGTTAAATTGAGTATTTGATATTTTATTATGTATAAAAAAACACATTATGTATTTTTTGTATTAATAAAAATTGGATAATTAAAATATTATGTTAATTTCGTCAAACTAATCTAACCAAAACCAAAATAATATGACCAAAAAATTACTTTTCCTACTATTTTTTTTAGGTTCATTTTTTATGCAGGCGCAAAATCTTCTTTGGAAAACAAATATGGCCGATGCAATTGCGATGAGTAATGAACAAAGAAAACCAATGTTAATTCTTTTCACTGCCTCAGGTGTACCAGAGAATCTTCAAAATGAAATTTTTAAAACGCCAGATTTTGCTGTATGGTCACGAGATAACGTGATTTTAGTAAAGCTTGATCTATCTGATAATTCAGCATCTGATAGTGATAAAGAGCAAAATCTTAGATTGAAAAGTGCTTTTGGTGTAGAAGAACTTCCTCAAGTTTGTTTTGCTAGTGCATCTATTAGAAAAACCAAAACAACTTTTAGCGCTTTAGGAAAGATCTCTTATAAGCCAGGAGGAGCAAAGGCGTGGATCGCTGAATCTAATGCGATTTTGCATCCAAGTGAATAGATAATAGCTAAATTTCCGTGTGATATCAATCCCTTTTTGTACTGCAAAAAGGGATTTTTTTGTGATAGTCATAGTAAGTTTGATAATTTTAAATAGGTTTTTTTTTGAATTTTACATTTATTTAACTTTTAATTAGCAATTTCGATTTTCTTATTTTTTTTTGCATTTTTTTGTTTAAAGATGAACTTTTTAGAGGGATATTATATTACTTTAGTCGAAATTAACCTACTCCTAAAACCCAAATTATTATGACTAAAAAAACACTTACCCTGTTATTTTTACTTGGTTCGTTTTTTATGCATGCGCAAGGATTAGTCTGGAAAACTTCTATGACTGATGCAGTTGCAGCAAGTATGGAACAAAAAAGACCGCTATTTATTTTCTTTACAATTGCGGGTGCACCAACAAAACTTCAAAACGAAATTTTTAACACCCCAGATTTCGTTGTTTGGGCAAGAGATAATGTTGTTTTGGTGAGACTAGATTTATCCGATACATCAATATCTGATGCTGAAAAAGAGCAGAATGTGAGTTTAAAAGGTGCTCTTGGTGTTGTAGAACTGCCACAGGCTTGTTTAACTATAGCTTCTGTGCGAAAAACAAAGACAACTTTTAATTTATTGGGCAGACTGCCTTATAAGCCTATAAGCGCGAAGGCTTGGATTGCTGAGGCTAACATTATGATGAATCCAGATTAAAAAGCTTTATTTTAACTTATAATATCCCTTTTCGGCAGTGGCATGAAAAGGGATGTTTTTTTTGGCACAGGTTTTTTTCCAAATTTTTTGAATCGAGTTTGAATTTGAAGCGTCAGCGATTACGGTTTTGGGATGTATTTCTTCTAAAACTCGATCTAAATTTATTTTTGAAGATTGCGTCAACAATAAAATATCAGGTTGGGTTTTATTTGTATAAACGCCCGAGCTGTCAATAATAAAGATTTTTTTGTCATTATAGAAAAGCACATTTTTAATTTCGCTAGCCGACTTAATTTTACTGAAATTTCCAACTAGATAAGAGTTTAAAATATTGTTTTTTGGATTAGCTAGCATGGATTTATTGCTGGTAAATAGTTTGATGTTTTTACCAGATCGCACCGTAATCAAGGTTTGTTTCTTTGCATTGTAAATAATCATTTCTTTTTGAGTTTCGTTTTCTCTTTTTGTATAAATAAAAGAAAGCTGTACCAAAATTATTGAGATTAAAAAAAGAACTAATTTGGGATAATCGGGTTTTTTAAACCAAACAATTGCTGCAATTATTAAAAGATAAAAAGTGAGTAGGAAGTAAAAATTAAAGCTGATATCAAGTATGACAAACGATTTTATTGAAGCAACAGCGTGAATGATTTGGTTTAAAAGATAAATGCTTTTTTCTAGAATTTGAGCTAAAAATAGAGGTGGAGAATCAAAAACAGCATAAGTCGTGACCAGAATTCCTGCAATCATTACAAAAGCTAAAACCGGAATGATAGCAATATTAGTAACAAAAAATAATCCTGGGAATTGATGAAAATAATAAAGACATAAAGGGAAAGCGCCAATTTGTGCCGCAAATGAAACCGTTAAAGCATTCCAGATATACAGTGCGATTTTGTTTTTTGGATTCCATAATTTTTTTAATAATGGTTGTAGCCAAAGAATAAAAAATAAGGCAATATAGCTCAATTGAAATCCGACATCGAACAAAAAATAAGGCTCAAAAAGCAAAATCAGTAACATTGAAACTAATAAAGTATGATAGATATTTCCTGCTCGGCGAAGGTGATTCCCGATGGCAAGAAATGAGAACATAATTACAGAGCGTAAAACTGGTGGAGACAAACCAGAAATAATGGCAAAAAAGCTTAAAGCTGTTAATACGGAAATCAGTTTTATAAAGGAGCCTTTTCGGGTATTTGGAATTGGTTTCAGAATAAAATTTATGAGCAACATTATAAAGCCAACGTGCAATCCTGAAACCGATAAAATATGTGTTGCACCAGAATATTGGTAATCCTGAATAATATCAGATGAAATTTCCTGTTGCTGACCCAAAATTAAAGCGAGTGCTACATTCATTTCGGCAGGATTAAAATGCGCTTTTTCTAGATTATGAATGATACGTCGATGAAGATAATCGGCATAGTACCAAATATCCTTTTTTATGTTTGTATTGATTTTAATCTCGGCTTTGTTTAGATAAACTTGCGCATAAATTTGGCGATCTTCCAAATATTTATCGTAATCAAATTGATTTGGATTTTTGGTCGAATTGTTTTTCTGTAAGGTGGTTTTTGTTTTAATGATGTTTCCAATGACAAAAGGGCTTTTGAGACTGTCTTTTGCAATATTTACGATGATTTTTCCAGAATGTGTTTTTCCGTCAATTGTTTGTATGAGTGCGGTAAAGCGATCGCTATAGGAGTTGCTTTTGAGTTTTTCGCGAAGTATAAATGTTATTTCTGAAGGAGTTTCAAATGCTTTTTGGTAATGAATGTAATTTGATTTTTGAAGCGAGTTGGTGTGTGCAATAAGCGTGATTCCCCCAATAAAAAATGAAATAAAATATGTACTTGCGCCGAAAAATGAAATGAATCTTCGGTTTCTTTTGCTTAAAAAATAGAAAACAATCAAAATTGAGGGGCCTAATCCCAGCGCTATTTCAGAAACGAATAACGGGATTGTGATATAATAGAAAAATACAATTCCAAGAATAAACCAAATGGTAATTCGGGCCAAAGGAAAATCCAATACTTTCATGTTCTAAAAGTATTAAAATTTTTGTAAGAAAAAGAATATATTTTTATTTTACGATCCTATTGACTTGTGCGAAAGAATTTTGGTAATAAGGTTCTTTAGTAGAGGAAATAATTACGCCTTTTGAAGTGGAGGAATGTATGAATTTTATCTCAGTGGGACTTACTTCTGTAATTAATCCAACGTGGTTTATTTGTTTGCTTTTGTTGGTTTTAAAAAAAATTAAATCGCCTTTTTGAGCTTCTTTCAACGGAATGACAGTTCCAATTTTTGCTTGTTCATATGAACTTCTAGGCAATTTTATGTTTTCTGCTTCAAAAGTAGTATAGACAAGTCCAGAGCAGTCAAAACCATTTTTAGTGGTGCCGCCAGCTTTATATTTTGCTCCAAGATTTTCGGAAGCTGTTTCAATTAAATGATTAACAACGCTTTTGTTTTCTCGTTTTGTCTCCCTTTTGCTAACAGCATTTGAAGAAGATTTACAAGACACAAATACGATTGCTGTCAGCAGTAGAATAATTATTCTTTTCAAAATTAAAAAGGTTTAAGCTTGCTTTAAGTCGGCAACTATTAGTTTTGCGGTTTTTTTGCTGGCTCCAACTCCACCAAGTTTTTGTTCCAAAATATCGTAATTCTTCAATAGTTTTTCGCGAGATGTTGGTTCTAGTAATTTTTGAAGTTCTTCTTTAATTCGTTTGGTGTTGCAATCGTTTTGAATCAATTCGGTAACCACTTCTTGATCCATAATTAAATTGACAAGCGAAATGTATTTTAACGTAATAATTCGTTTTGCAATTTGGTATGAAATCTCGCTTCCTTTATAGCAAACTACTTCTGGAACTTTGAAAAGAGCAGTTTCAAGCGTTGCTGTTCCTGAAGTTACTAAAGCTGCCGTCGCAGAACGCAACAAATCATAAGTTTTGTTTGAAACAAATGCTATGTTTTTGTTTTTTAAAAACTGCTGATAAAATTCGTATTCCTGACTTGGCGCGCCGGCAATTACAAATTCATAATCCTGAAAATCATCAACAACGCTTAGCATTACGCTCAGCATTTTTGTGATTTCTTGCTTTCGGCTTCCCGGAAGAACTGCAATGATAGGTTTTTCGCCCAAATTATTTTCTTTTCTAAAAATAGCTTCGTCAAAAGCAGGCTGATTTTGGATCGCATCAATTAGTGGATGTCCAACAAAATCTACAGGGAAATGATGCTTGTCTTCGTAGAAGCTTTTCTCAAAAGGAAGAATGACAAACATTTTATCCACATCTTGTTTGATGGCTTTGATTCGGTTTTCTTTCCAAGCCCAAATTTGAGGTGAGATGTAATAATGCGTTTTGTAATTTAACGCTTTTGCCCATTTTGCAATACGCATATTAAAACCTGGATAATCAATAAAAATAATGACATCTGGCTTGAACTCAGAAATGTCTTTTTTGCAGATTTTGATATTGCTCAAAATTGTTTTTAAATTAAAAACAACTTCAACGAATCCCATAAAAGCTAAGTCACGGTAGTGCTTTACTAAAGTTCCGCCAGCTTTCTGCATCAAATCACCGCCCCAAAATCTGATTTCGGCTTGCGGATCTTCCTCATACAAAGCTTTCATTAAGTTAGAACCATGTAAATCTCCAGAAGCTTCTCCAGCTATTATGTAATATTTCATATCAATTTTTTTAAAAGTGCGCTACATTATTTAAACGCTACATTTTTTTGCAGAACAAAGATAAGGTTTATATAAATAAAGTCGAAATTGCTAACAGAATCACGGCAAAAACAACGCCTCTCGCCATTAATTCTTTGTTTCTTTTTAATAGGAATAAAAACAAAAGCAAGTCTAAAACTGTGCCTAGCGTAATGACTTTTCCTAAATACCCGTATTGTTTAATGGTTTGAAGTCCGTTTGAAAGATCAAACGAAGTGAATAATTTAATGAAAAGATAACTTCCGATAAGAGAAGTGATGATTCCGAGAACGAAACCAATTAACATGTCTAATTTATTCATTTAATTTCCAAGTATTAAGTTGTTGCATTGAATGATGAGCGGTTAAATCAAATTGAACCGGAACTACAGAAATATAACCATTTTCTAGCGCCCATTCATCCGTGTCTTCGCCTTTGTCTTCATTGGTGAATTTTCCGGTAAGCCAGTAATAATCTTTCCCGTGCGGTGTTTGGCGTTTGTCAAATTTTTGCGCATAATACGCTTTCGCTTGACGACAAATTTTAATTCCTTTAATTTCGTTTTCTTTTAATTTCGGAAAATTGACATTTAAAACAACACCAGCGGGTAATTTATTGGCAAGCGTTTCTAAAACTATTTTTTTGACGAAAGATTTTACAGGTTCAAAATCGGCATTCCAATCGAAATCCAAAAGTGAAAATCCGATTGCCTGAATTCCTTCAATACCAGCTTCAACAGCGGCACTCATGGTTCCAGAATAAATTACATTGATGGATGAATTTGACCCGTGATTTATTCCTGAAACACAAAGATCAGGTTTTCGTCTTAAAATTTCATTTACAGCCAGTTTTACGCAATCTACAGGAGTTCCAGAACAGCTGTATTCGGTGATTGCATCTTCTTCTTTTGAGATTTTATCTAGAAATAAGGTATTATTTATCGTGATGGCGTGCCCCATGGCACTTTGAGGTTTGTCTGGTGCAACCACTACAACTTCGCCTATAGTTTCCATAACGCTGATCAAAGCTCTAATTCCCGGAGCTAGAATTCCATCGTCATTGGTCACTAATATTAATGGTTTTTCGTCTTTCATGCTAAAGCAGGATTTTTGTTTTGTCAAAATTAAGGCTTCTTTAGGTAAATGTAGCAACAGATTTTGGTAGAATACTAACAAATAAATAAAAATTGTAAACTAAATCTTAAAGGACTTTTGAAGAATAAACTATTTTATATCTTTAACAAAAAATTATAGTGAGCTTGGCTTTGTTGGCACAGTTTTTACCGTAACTTAGATTAAAAAATTTGATGAATGCTATTATTAAGTTTATGAAAAGAAATTATAAAATACTTATAGCCGTATTATGCTTATCTGTTACCTTATTTGCATTTAAAATAAATGCGGATAAGTCTGAAGATCCGGATCCAAATAGAGACAAAACGCTTTTAGAATTGCTTGCCTTTGTTATTGAAAAAGGACATTATAGTCCGGCTGAAATAAACGATGAGTTTTCAAAAGGTATTTTTAAAGATTATATAGATGCGCTTGACCCTTCAAAGAGGTTTTTCTTGCAGTCTGATATTGATGAATTCAAGCAGTATGAGTTACAGCTTGATGACCAGTTTTTGAATAAAGACTTAACGTTTTTTAATCTAACGTATACAAGATTGATGAAACGTATGGAAGAAAGCAAAAAACGTTATAAAGCAATTTTAGCGCAGCCTTTCAACTACAATGTTGACGAGACTTTCAATGCAGATTATGAGCATATTCCTTATG comes from Flavobacterium sp. KACC 22761 and encodes:
- the lpxB gene encoding lipid-A-disaccharide synthase, whose product is MKYYIIAGEASGDLHGSNLMKALYEEDPQAEIRFWGGDLMQKAGGTLVKHYRDLAFMGFVEVVFNLKTILSNIKICKKDISEFKPDVIIFIDYPGFNMRIAKWAKALNYKTHYYISPQIWAWKENRIKAIKQDVDKMFVILPFEKSFYEDKHHFPVDFVGHPLIDAIQNQPAFDEAIFRKENNLGEKPIIAVLPGSRKQEITKMLSVMLSVVDDFQDYEFVIAGAPSQEYEFYQQFLKNKNIAFVSNKTYDLLRSATAALVTSGTATLETALFKVPEVVCYKGSEISYQIAKRIITLKYISLVNLIMDQEVVTELIQNDCNTKRIKEELQKLLEPTSREKLLKNYDILEQKLGGVGASKKTAKLIVADLKQA
- a CDS encoding ComEC/Rec2 family competence protein, translated to MKVLDFPLARITIWFILGIVFFYYITIPLFVSEIALGLGPSILIVFYFLSKRNRRFISFFGASTYFISFFIGGITLIAHTNSLQKSNYIHYQKAFETPSEITFILREKLKSNSYSDRFTALIQTIDGKTHSGKIIVNIAKDSLKSPFVIGNIIKTKTTLQKNNSTKNPNQFDYDKYLEDRQIYAQVYLNKAEIKINTNIKKDIWYYADYLHRRIIHNLEKAHFNPAEMNVALALILGQQQEISSDIIQDYQYSGATHILSVSGLHVGFIMLLINFILKPIPNTRKGSFIKLISVLTALSFFAIISGLSPPVLRSVIMFSFLAIGNHLRRAGNIYHTLLVSMLLILLFEPYFLFDVGFQLSYIALFFILWLQPLLKKLWNPKNKIALYIWNALTVSFAAQIGAFPLCLYYFHQFPGLFFVTNIAIIPVLAFVMIAGILVTTYAVFDSPPLFLAQILEKSIYLLNQIIHAVASIKSFVILDISFNFYFLLTFYLLIIAAIVWFKKPDYPKLVLFLISIILVQLSFIYTKRENETQKEMIIYNAKKQTLITVRSGKNIKLFTSNKSMLANPKNNILNSYLVGNFSKIKSASEIKNVLFYNDKKIFIIDSSGVYTNKTQPDILLLTQSSKINLDRVLEEIHPKTVIADASNSNSIQKIWKKTCAKKNIPFHATAEKGYYKLK
- a CDS encoding thioredoxin family protein, whose amino-acid sequence is MKKIYLITLFLIGAFATQAQELKWYTDVREAITVSNKVHKPMLMFFTGSDWCGWCIRLQNEVLKTPEFKKWATDNVVLVELDYPRRTPQTPEIKNQNNELQQAFGIQGFPTIFFTSAESKDGKVNFKGLGQTGYVAGGPTAWLTVADGIINPKKS
- a CDS encoding thioredoxin family protein; its protein translation is MTKKLLFLLFFLGSFFMQAQNLLWKTNMADAIAMSNEQRKPMLILFTASGVPENLQNEIFKTPDFAVWSRDNVILVKLDLSDNSASDSDKEQNLRLKSAFGVEELPQVCFASASIRKTKTTFSALGKISYKPGGAKAWIAESNAILHPSE
- the surE gene encoding 5'/3'-nucleotidase SurE; translated protein: MKDEKPLILVTNDDGILAPGIRALISVMETIGEVVVVAPDKPQSAMGHAITINNTLFLDKISKEEDAITEYSCSGTPVDCVKLAVNEILRRKPDLCVSGINHGSNSSINVIYSGTMSAAVEAGIEGIQAIGFSLLDFDWNADFEPVKSFVKKIVLETLANKLPAGVVLNVNFPKLKENEIKGIKICRQAKAYYAQKFDKRQTPHGKDYYWLTGKFTNEDKGEDTDEWALENGYISVVPVQFDLTAHHSMQQLNTWKLNE
- a CDS encoding C40 family peptidase, encoding MKRIIILLLTAIVFVSCKSSSNAVSKRETKRENKSVVNHLIETASENLGAKYKAGGTTKNGFDCSGLVYTTFEAENIKLPRSSYEQAKIGTVIPLKEAQKGDLIFFKTNKSKQINHVGLITEVSPTEIKFIHSSTSKGVIISSTKEPYYQNSFAQVNRIVK
- a CDS encoding thioredoxin family protein; amino-acid sequence: MTKKTLTLLFLLGSFFMHAQGLVWKTSMTDAVAASMEQKRPLFIFFTIAGAPTKLQNEIFNTPDFVVWARDNVVLVRLDLSDTSISDAEKEQNVSLKGALGVVELPQACLTIASVRKTKTTFNLLGRLPYKPISAKAWIAEANIMMNPD